A genomic window from Silene latifolia isolate original U9 population chromosome 11, ASM4854445v1, whole genome shotgun sequence includes:
- the LOC141610663 gene encoding uncharacterized protein LOC141610663, with amino-acid sequence MESSPVIVKPKIWLLRSRATQVPDTSYSAGALCVCKSGLLISTIFGVCPRTKWVSKKRVVRYLSRPEDFVVTAYDHTLRKFDVKLVYKCTEFGILFYQVVKNDGDEFECVDLDNVNQEQFPVKNVFAYLHHNSLSYSTLTAIDSYPFPPPNLTFPDNVFDSIVAQLTTDEGTDLYFDTMACDPPYRMVENTVDLESCNQGNIRLDGLPKPKTERPKLGNPDDDILPEVLYPYTKLPLLRFSGLGCDMKTGSSGCSVFKMENNELVGLILFNLNSSCFAVPLSVLHHCYSKFNKRRKRGRGEKGGGGGGGGGGGGGGGGGGGGGGGGGGGGGGGRGRGRGGGKGQGRKGLGAIGSHG; translated from the coding sequence ATGGAGTCAAGCCCAGTAATAGTTAAGCCTAAAATTTGGTTACTGCGTTCTAGAGCTACTCAGGTGCCGGACACATCTTATTCGGCTGGGGCTTTGTGTGTCTGTAAATCGGGTTTATTGATAAGTACAATATTTGGGGTATGTCCTAGAACAAAATGGGTCTCAAAGAAAAGGGTTGTTAGATACTTATCCAGGCCAGAAGATTTTGTGGTAACAGCATATGATCATACCCTCAGAAAATTTGATGTAAAATTGGTATACAAATGCACTGAATTCGGGATTTTGTTTTATCAAGTTGTTAAGAATGATGGGGATGAGTTTGAATGTGTGGATCTTGATAATGTCAATCAAGAACAATTCCCTGTCAAAAATGTATTTGCATACCTCCATCATAATTCGCTTTCGTATTCCACTCTAACTGCCATTGACAGTTATCCTTTCCCTCCTCCTAATTTAACGTTTCCTGATAACGTTTTCGACTCGATTGTTGCTCAATTGACAACCGATGAGGGAACCGATCTATATTTCGATACTATGGCTTGTGATCCGCCATATCGGATGGTTGAGAATACGGTGGATTTAGAATCATGCAATCAAGGAAATATTCGTTTAGATGGTCTACCTAAACCTAAAACTGAACGTCCTAAACTTGGCAACCCGGATGACGACATTCTTCCGGAAGTTTTATATCCGTATACGAAACTTCCCCTTTTACGCTTTTCGGGATTGGGATGTGATATGAAGACTGGATCGTCAGGTTGCTCTGTTTTCAAGATGGAAAACAATGAGTTGGTTGGATTAATACTGTTTAATCTAAATTCTTCTTGTTTTGCTGTGCCTTTGAGTGTCCTTCATCATTGTTATAGTAAGTTTAACAAAAGACGAAAAAGGGGAAGAGGTGAAAaaggaggtggaggtggaggtggaggtggaggtggaggtggaggtggaggtggtggaggtggaggtggaggtggaggtggaggtggaggtggaggtcgAGGTCGAGGTCGAGGTGGAGGGAAAGGACAAGGAAGAAAAGGTCTCGGAGCAATTGGTAGCCATGGATGA